Proteins encoded within one genomic window of Amorphoplanes friuliensis DSM 7358:
- the lepA gene encoding translation elongation factor 4: MPGPLDPGVNIIGATDPRRIRNFCIIAHIDHGKSTLADRMLQITGVVDPRQMRAQYLDRMDIERERGITIKSQAVRMPWVVREGGRQGDTAVLNMIDTPGHVDFTYEVSRSLAACEGAVLLVDAAQGIEAQTLANLYLAMENDLHIIPVLNKIDLPAAQPEKYAEELAKLIGCEPDDVLRVSGKTGEGVAHLLDEVVRQFQPPVGDATAPARAMIFDSVYDVYRGVVTYVRVIDGRIEARDKIKMMSNGTVHELLEIGVVSPEMEKAGALGVGEVGYLITGVKDVRQSRVGDTVTNNQRPAKEALGGYSDPRPMVYSGLYPIDGSDYPALRDALDKLQLNDASLTYEPETSAALGFGFRCGFLGLLHLEIIGERLEREFNLDLISTAPNVVYRLFTEDATEHVVTNPSEFPDGKIAEIHEPVVRATVLVPNEFVGAVMELCQSRRGQLLGMEYLSTERVELRYTLPLGEIIFDFFDQLKSKTKGYASLDYEPSGEQVADLVKVDILLHGEPVDAFSAIVHKDKAYNYGVTIASKLQKLIPRQQFEVPIQAAIGSRIIARETIRAIRKDVLAKCYGGDISRKRKLLEKQKEGKKRMKMVGRVEVPQEAFIAALSTSDSGDNKTKK; the protein is encoded by the coding sequence GTGCCTGGACCGCTCGACCCCGGCGTGAACATCATCGGAGCGACCGATCCTCGTCGCATCCGCAACTTCTGCATCATCGCGCACATCGACCACGGGAAGTCGACCCTGGCCGACCGCATGTTGCAGATCACCGGGGTGGTCGACCCGCGGCAGATGCGTGCGCAGTATCTCGACCGGATGGACATCGAGCGCGAGCGTGGCATCACGATCAAGAGCCAGGCCGTGCGGATGCCCTGGGTGGTCCGTGAGGGCGGCCGGCAGGGCGACACCGCCGTTCTGAACATGATCGACACGCCGGGCCACGTCGACTTCACCTACGAGGTCTCGCGGAGCCTGGCCGCCTGTGAGGGCGCTGTCCTGCTCGTGGACGCCGCGCAGGGCATCGAGGCGCAGACTCTCGCCAACCTGTACCTGGCGATGGAGAACGACCTCCACATCATCCCGGTGCTCAACAAGATCGACCTGCCGGCCGCGCAGCCCGAGAAGTACGCCGAGGAGCTCGCCAAGCTGATCGGCTGCGAGCCCGACGACGTGCTGCGGGTCTCCGGCAAGACCGGTGAGGGTGTCGCGCACCTGCTCGACGAGGTTGTCCGGCAGTTCCAGCCGCCGGTCGGTGACGCCACCGCCCCGGCCCGCGCCATGATCTTCGACTCGGTGTACGACGTCTACCGCGGCGTGGTCACCTACGTCCGCGTCATCGACGGCCGCATCGAGGCCCGCGACAAGATCAAGATGATGTCCAACGGCACCGTGCACGAGCTGCTCGAGATCGGCGTCGTCTCTCCCGAGATGGAGAAGGCCGGCGCTCTCGGTGTCGGCGAGGTCGGCTACCTGATCACCGGTGTGAAGGACGTCCGCCAGTCCCGGGTCGGCGACACGGTCACCAACAACCAGCGGCCGGCCAAGGAGGCCCTCGGCGGTTACTCCGACCCGCGGCCGATGGTCTACTCCGGCCTCTACCCGATCGACGGCTCCGACTACCCTGCGCTGCGTGACGCGCTCGACAAGCTGCAGCTCAACGACGCCTCGCTCACCTACGAGCCGGAGACCAGCGCCGCACTCGGTTTCGGGTTCCGCTGCGGCTTCCTGGGGCTGCTCCACCTCGAGATCATCGGCGAGCGGCTCGAACGCGAGTTCAACCTGGACCTGATCTCCACCGCGCCGAACGTCGTCTACCGGCTCTTCACCGAGGACGCCACCGAGCACGTCGTCACCAACCCGAGCGAGTTCCCCGACGGAAAGATCGCCGAGATCCACGAACCGGTGGTCCGGGCAACCGTCCTGGTCCCGAACGAGTTCGTCGGCGCGGTCATGGAGCTGTGCCAGAGCCGCCGCGGCCAGCTGCTCGGCATGGAGTACCTGTCCACCGAACGGGTGGAACTCCGCTACACCCTACCCCTCGGCGAGATCATCTTCGACTTCTTCGACCAGCTCAAGAGCAAGACGAAGGGCTACGCGTCCCTGGACTACGAGCCCTCCGGCGAGCAGGTCGCCGACCTGGTCAAGGTCGACATCCTGCTGCACGGCGAGCCCGTCGACGCGTTCAGCGCGATCGTCCACAAGGACAAGGCGTACAACTACGGCGTCACCATCGCCTCCAAGCTGCAAAAACTCATCCCGCGGCAGCAGTTCGAGGTGCCGATCCAGGCCGCCATCGGCAGCCGCATCATCGCCCGCGAAACCATCCGCGCCATCCGCAAGGACGTCCTTGCCAAGTGCTACGGCGGTGACATCAGCCGGAAGCGCAAGCTGCTCGAGAAGCAGAAGGAAGGCAAGAAGCGCATGAAGATGGTCGGCCGTGTGGAGGTCCCGCAGGAGGCCTTCATCGCCGCACTGTCGACGTCCGACTCAGGCGACAACAAAACCAAAAAATAG
- a CDS encoding enoyl-CoA hydratase-related protein, protein MELVRTATDAGVTTVTLDSPANRNALSTPLMRELLDALGAAVTNTSVRAVVISHTGPVFCSGADLKETAEARETGRIPAELLGDVLAAIWEFPKPVLARVAGPARAGGLGLIAAADLALCTREATFAFSEVRLGVIPAVISATVLPRLAPRAAAELYLTGNVFDGVRAAEIGLVTAAVEAGELDAAVTAYTEALVRGGPLALAGTKQLLRRRPAETIRADLAELAERSAGYFRSAEGREGVTAFREKRPASWVPVTPE, encoded by the coding sequence ATGGAGCTGGTCCGCACCGCCACCGACGCCGGGGTGACCACCGTGACCCTGGACAGCCCGGCGAACCGTAATGCCCTTTCCACCCCGTTGATGCGCGAGCTGCTCGACGCGCTCGGCGCCGCGGTCACCAACACCTCGGTCCGCGCGGTGGTGATCTCGCACACGGGTCCGGTCTTCTGCTCGGGCGCCGATCTGAAGGAGACCGCCGAGGCCCGCGAGACCGGCCGCATACCGGCTGAGCTGCTCGGCGACGTGCTCGCCGCGATCTGGGAGTTCCCCAAACCCGTCCTGGCCCGGGTGGCCGGTCCCGCCCGTGCCGGCGGCCTCGGCCTCATCGCCGCCGCCGACCTCGCCCTCTGTACGCGGGAAGCCACGTTCGCCTTCTCGGAGGTGCGCCTCGGGGTGATCCCGGCTGTGATCAGTGCCACCGTCCTGCCCCGGCTGGCACCCCGCGCCGCGGCTGAGCTCTATCTCACCGGCAACGTCTTCGACGGCGTACGCGCGGCCGAGATCGGGCTCGTCACCGCGGCTGTGGAGGCCGGCGAGCTGGATGCGGCTGTCACGGCGTACACGGAAGCTCTGGTCCGTGGGGGTCCGCTGGCGCTGGCCGGCACCAAGCAGTTGCTGCGCCGGAGGCCGGCCGAGACGATCCGCGCCGACCTCGCCGAGCTGGCCGAACGCTCGGCCGGCTACTTCCGGTCGGCCGAGGGACGCGAGGGTGTGACGGCCTTCCGGGAGAAGCGCCCGGCATCGTGGGTGCCGGTCACGCCGGAGTAG
- the dnaJ gene encoding molecular chaperone DnaJ, producing MAKDYYGILGISREATDDEIKRAYRKLARQFHPDVNPDPEAHEKFKDINAAYEVLSDDQKRQIVDLGGDPLAPGGGGGGAPGGAGPFVGFQDIMDAFFGTAAGGGSRGPRPRTRPGADAILRLELDLVETAFGVEAPITVDTAVLCTQCSGAGTAPGTHLATCETCGGRGEVQSVQRTFLGQVVSSRPCQVCQGHGTIIPTPCPTCAGDGRIRTRRSLTVKIPAGVEDGMRIRLAQQGEVGPGGGTAGDLYVEIHERPHDVYSRKGDDLHCRVTLPMTAAALGTRLTIKTLDSEENIEVKPGTQPASTLRIRGKGVPHLRGQGRGELFVHLDVKTPTKLTADQERMLRDFAKTRGEDIAELSKQGGFFSRMRDAFNGH from the coding sequence GTGGCCAAGGACTACTACGGAATTCTCGGCATCAGCCGCGAAGCCACCGACGACGAGATCAAGCGCGCCTACCGCAAGCTGGCCCGTCAATTCCACCCGGACGTCAACCCGGACCCCGAAGCGCACGAGAAGTTCAAGGACATCAACGCTGCGTACGAGGTCCTCTCCGACGACCAGAAGCGCCAGATAGTCGACCTCGGCGGCGACCCCCTCGCCCCCGGAGGCGGTGGCGGCGGAGCACCCGGCGGCGCCGGCCCCTTTGTGGGCTTCCAGGACATCATGGACGCCTTCTTCGGCACAGCGGCCGGCGGCGGCTCCCGCGGCCCGCGCCCCCGCACCCGCCCGGGCGCCGACGCGATCCTCCGCCTCGAACTCGACCTGGTCGAAACAGCCTTCGGCGTCGAAGCCCCGATCACCGTCGACACCGCAGTCCTCTGCACCCAGTGCTCCGGCGCGGGCACCGCCCCCGGCACCCACCTCGCCACCTGCGAAACCTGCGGCGGCCGCGGCGAGGTCCAGTCGGTCCAGCGCACCTTCCTCGGCCAGGTCGTCTCCTCCCGCCCCTGCCAGGTCTGCCAGGGCCACGGCACGATCATCCCCACCCCCTGCCCCACCTGCGCCGGCGACGGCCGCATCCGCACCCGCCGCTCCCTCACGGTCAAGATCCCGGCCGGTGTCGAGGACGGCATGCGCATCCGCCTGGCCCAGCAGGGCGAAGTCGGTCCTGGCGGCGGCACAGCCGGCGACCTCTACGTGGAGATCCACGAGCGCCCCCACGACGTCTACTCCCGCAAGGGCGACGACCTCCACTGCCGCGTCACGCTCCCGATGACCGCGGCGGCCCTCGGCACCCGCCTCACGATCAAAACCCTGGACAGCGAAGAGAACATCGAGGTCAAACCGGGCACCCAACCGGCCTCGACCTTGCGCATCCGCGGCAAGGGCGTGCCGCACCTGCGCGGCCAGGGTCGCGGCGAGCTCTTCGTCCACCTCGACGTCAAAACCCCGACCAAACTCACCGCCGACCAGGAACGCATGCTCCGCGACTTCGCCAAAACCCGCGGCGAAGACATCGCCGAGCTGAGCAAGCAGGGGGGATTCTTCTCCCGCATGAGAGACGCATTCAACGGCCACTGA
- a CDS encoding PAS domain-containing protein codes for MLQAIEWILLGAASITAVVLGISRHRPARIGPWLLLAAAVASLAIGDVFYALDRMAVADVSYLSMFGFVVLALLQLTRVGAILMNRTRLIDLSALACATLLVIWVFVIGDSGQFGNISAADVIGGVLLVGVAVRLIVAAWFNWSAVLLGVGALGMLASDILYPLAPGSVTEAGYIVLYLAWGGAALHPSMARLTSPTPAQPPPWQGRWAALLGLSVATPPLVLLIEAVSGQVRDGVVIALAGGLTLVLTFTRLADSVTQTSQALTRERALREASAVLVAATDDASVDEAVRAAVAQLLPPHEVKRVVFATDDRQLTLEALPAAPTGPRARSWWLDEKTASSDDATLVCPLWLEPLAVARPNGGALVLSGRKDMLTATRDALEVLAGQAALALDRISLVEAVGRRDSDLYLRAVIRNTADVMLVIDEDQQIRYASPALRELLGVEELPPFATLHDLVHPDDRGQVRRALRDQGDGVVYCALQRPDERQVLVEATYRDLREDRLVQGYVVTMRDVTRSHDPVEQVPHLEHVDELPAWVNRRSAQHKFRY; via the coding sequence GTGCTCCAAGCCATCGAATGGATCCTTCTGGGAGCCGCGAGCATCACCGCCGTCGTTCTCGGGATCAGCCGTCACAGGCCCGCCCGGATCGGCCCGTGGTTGCTGCTCGCCGCCGCTGTCGCCTCGCTCGCCATCGGTGACGTCTTCTACGCCCTCGACCGCATGGCCGTCGCCGACGTCTCGTACCTGTCGATGTTCGGCTTTGTCGTGCTGGCCCTGCTGCAGCTCACTCGCGTCGGCGCGATCCTGATGAACCGCACCCGCCTCATCGACCTGAGCGCCCTGGCCTGCGCCACGCTGCTGGTCATCTGGGTCTTCGTGATCGGCGACAGCGGTCAGTTCGGCAACATCTCGGCGGCCGACGTCATCGGTGGTGTGCTCCTGGTCGGCGTGGCCGTGCGCCTGATCGTGGCGGCCTGGTTCAACTGGTCCGCGGTCCTGCTCGGCGTCGGCGCCCTCGGCATGCTGGCCAGCGACATCCTCTACCCGCTGGCGCCCGGCAGCGTGACCGAGGCCGGATACATCGTGCTCTACCTGGCCTGGGGCGGCGCGGCACTGCACCCGTCGATGGCGCGGCTCACGAGCCCCACGCCCGCGCAGCCGCCCCCGTGGCAGGGCCGCTGGGCGGCGCTGCTCGGCCTCTCCGTGGCGACACCACCGCTGGTCCTGCTGATCGAAGCCGTGTCCGGCCAGGTCCGCGACGGCGTGGTGATCGCCCTGGCCGGTGGTCTCACCCTGGTCCTGACGTTCACCCGCCTCGCCGACTCCGTCACCCAGACCAGTCAGGCCCTCACCCGCGAACGCGCCCTCCGCGAGGCCAGCGCCGTCCTGGTCGCCGCCACCGACGACGCCTCCGTCGACGAGGCCGTCCGCGCCGCAGTGGCCCAGCTCCTGCCACCCCACGAGGTGAAACGCGTCGTCTTCGCCACCGACGACCGCCAGCTCACCCTGGAAGCACTCCCCGCCGCCCCCACCGGCCCCCGCGCGCGAAGCTGGTGGCTGGACGAAAAAACCGCGTCCTCCGACGACGCCACCCTGGTCTGTCCCCTGTGGCTGGAACCCCTGGCGGTCGCCCGCCCGAACGGCGGCGCCCTGGTCCTCTCCGGCCGCAAAGACATGCTCACCGCCACCCGCGACGCCCTGGAGGTCCTCGCCGGCCAGGCCGCCCTGGCCCTGGACCGCATCTCCCTGGTCGAAGCCGTCGGCCGCCGCGACAGCGACCTCTACCTGCGCGCGGTCATCCGCAACACCGCCGACGTCATGCTGGTCATCGACGAGGACCAGCAGATCCGGTACGCCAGCCCCGCCCTCCGCGAACTCCTCGGCGTCGAAGAACTCCCCCCGTTCGCCACCCTCCACGATCTGGTTCACCCCGACGACCGCGGCCAGGTCCGCCGAGCCCTCCGCGACCAGGGCGACGGGGTGGTCTACTGCGCCCTCCAACGCCCGGACGAACGCCAGGTCCTGGTCGAAGCCACCTACCGCGACCTCCGCGAAGACCGCCTCGTCCAGGGCTACGTGGTGACAATGCGCGACGTGACCCGCTCCCACGACCCGGTCGAGCAGGTGCCCCACCTGGAGCACGTGGACGAACTCCCGGCCTGGGTCAACCGCCGCAGCGCCCAGCACAAATTCCGCTACTGA
- a CDS encoding GlsB/YeaQ/YmgE family stress response membrane protein: protein MTVTSILVALVVGLIIGALGRLVVPGKQNIPIWLTMVIGVVAALLGTVLARAIGVDKTGGIDWIELAFQVVLAAIGVALVAGTAGRRRRSVR from the coding sequence ATGACCGTCACCAGCATTCTCGTCGCACTCGTCGTCGGCCTGATCATCGGCGCCCTGGGCCGCCTGGTCGTGCCCGGCAAGCAGAACATCCCGATCTGGCTCACGATGGTCATCGGCGTCGTAGCGGCCCTGCTCGGCACGGTCCTGGCCCGCGCCATCGGCGTCGACAAGACCGGCGGCATCGACTGGATCGAGCTGGCCTTCCAGGTCGTCCTCGCCGCCATCGGCGTCGCCCTGGTCGCCGGCACGGCTGGCCGTCGTCGTCGCAGCGTCCGCTAA
- a CDS encoding DUF4870 domain-containing protein, producing the protein MTEPPRPPGEGNPSDPTAPLNPYPGNDPAPGSAPPPPPAYGSPQPPTYGTPPPTYGSPPPSSGAGGYGPPPSSGAGGYGPPPSSGAGGYGPPPSSGAGGYGPPPSSGAGGYGPPPGGTPYGAPGAYGQQPGGYPPQGYAPTNDDKTWILVAHFGGAAGAFLGGGCSGWIAPLVALLAKGNQSPAVRAEAVKALNFQILWSIIAIVGWVLTCALVGFIIGPAAWAIGTIFGIVAGVKANNNEPYNYPMTVSMIK; encoded by the coding sequence ATGACTGAACCGCCGCGCCCGCCCGGTGAGGGGAACCCCTCGGACCCCACCGCGCCCCTCAACCCCTATCCGGGTAACGATCCGGCTCCCGGATCGGCCCCGCCGCCGCCCCCGGCCTACGGCTCGCCGCAGCCGCCGACCTACGGCACCCCTCCGCCCACGTACGGCTCACCGCCGCCCAGCTCGGGCGCTGGTGGCTACGGCCCGCCGCCGTCGTCCGGCGCCGGTGGCTACGGCCCGCCGCCGTCGTCCGGTGCGGGTGGCTACGGTCCCCCGCCGTCGTCCGGCGCGGGTGGCTACGGCCCGCCGCCATCGTCCGGTGCGGGCGGCTACGGTCCCCCGCCCGGCGGCACCCCGTACGGCGCTCCGGGCGCCTACGGTCAGCAGCCCGGTGGCTACCCGCCGCAGGGTTACGCGCCGACCAACGACGACAAGACCTGGATCCTCGTCGCGCACTTCGGCGGCGCGGCCGGCGCCTTCCTCGGTGGTGGCTGCTCGGGCTGGATCGCGCCGCTCGTGGCGCTGCTGGCCAAGGGCAACCAGTCGCCGGCCGTGCGTGCCGAGGCGGTCAAGGCGCTGAACTTCCAGATCCTGTGGTCGATCATCGCGATCGTCGGCTGGGTCCTGACCTGCGCCCTGGTCGGTTTCATCATCGGCCCGGCGGCCTGGGCGATCGGTACGATCTTCGGCATCGTGGCGGGCGTCAAGGCGAACAACAACGAGCCGTACAACTACCCGATGACAGTTTCGATGATCAAGTAA
- the hemW gene encoding radical SAM family heme chaperone HemW, which yields MPGPLPDGEPVPSDGSLPESALGAVGRRGFGVYVHVPFCASRCGYCDFNTYTASELGGGTSREGYADAVLAELKLAATVTGAPVDTVFVGGGTPTLLDPDDLGRILEGIDKTWGLTANAEVTTEANPESVTPRSLQALRKAGFTRISLGMQSAAPAVLAILDRKHTAGRAPQAAIEAREAGFDHVNLDLIYGTPGERPEDFDASLRTVIDAGVDHVSAYSLIVEDGTRMAARMRRGELPYPEDDVAADRYLAAEQALSGAGFSWYEVSNWATTPDARCRHNMLYWTGGDWWGLGPGAHSHVGGVRWWNVKHPSAYAKRVEEGVSPGLEREILTDEDRHVEDVMLRVRLRDGLPLATLDATGLTGAAKALADGLLDPAAYESGQVVLTLRGRLLADAVIRDLLP from the coding sequence ATGCCTGGTCCTCTGCCCGACGGTGAGCCCGTCCCCAGCGACGGTTCCCTGCCCGAAAGCGCGCTGGGTGCGGTCGGCCGGCGAGGGTTCGGGGTTTATGTCCACGTCCCGTTCTGCGCGAGCCGCTGCGGGTACTGCGACTTCAACACGTACACGGCGAGTGAGCTCGGCGGCGGCACCAGCCGGGAGGGTTACGCCGACGCGGTCCTCGCCGAGCTGAAGCTGGCCGCCACCGTCACGGGCGCGCCGGTCGACACCGTTTTTGTCGGCGGCGGCACACCGACGCTGCTCGACCCGGACGACCTCGGCCGCATCCTCGAAGGCATCGACAAGACTTGGGGCCTGACCGCGAACGCCGAGGTCACCACCGAAGCCAACCCGGAATCGGTCACGCCGCGGTCGCTGCAGGCGTTGCGCAAGGCCGGCTTCACGCGGATCTCGCTGGGCATGCAGTCCGCCGCCCCGGCCGTGCTGGCGATCCTCGACCGCAAGCACACCGCCGGACGTGCACCCCAGGCGGCGATCGAGGCGCGTGAGGCGGGCTTCGACCACGTCAACCTCGACCTGATCTACGGAACGCCGGGGGAGCGGCCCGAGGACTTCGACGCCTCGCTGCGGACCGTGATCGACGCCGGAGTGGACCACGTCAGCGCGTACTCGCTGATCGTCGAGGACGGGACGCGGATGGCCGCCCGGATGCGGCGCGGCGAACTCCCGTACCCGGAGGACGACGTCGCGGCAGACCGCTACCTGGCGGCGGAGCAGGCCCTGAGCGGTGCGGGCTTCTCCTGGTACGAGGTGTCCAACTGGGCGACCACACCCGATGCCCGATGCCGGCACAACATGCTCTATTGGACCGGCGGCGACTGGTGGGGGCTCGGCCCCGGTGCGCACAGCCACGTCGGCGGGGTGCGGTGGTGGAACGTCAAGCACCCTTCCGCGTACGCAAAAAGGGTTGAAGAGGGGGTCTCGCCCGGGCTGGAGCGGGAGATCCTGACCGACGAGGACCGCCACGTCGAGGACGTGATGCTGCGGGTGCGTCTGCGGGACGGTCTGCCGCTGGCCACGCTGGACGCGACCGGGCTGACCGGCGCCGCGAAGGCACTGGCGGACGGTCTGCTGGACCCGGCGGCCTACGAATCCGGTCAGGTCGTGCTGACCCTGCGGGGTCGTCTGCTCGCCGACGCGGTGATCCGGGACCTGCTGCCGTGA
- the hrcA gene encoding heat-inducible transcriptional repressor HrcA: protein MSLDDRKLEVLRAIVEDYVATQEPVGSKSLVERHQLGVSPATVRNDMAVLEEEGYIRQPHTSAGRVPTDAGYRLFVDRLSRVKALSPAERRAIERFLVGAVDLDDVVHRTVRLLAQLTRQVAVVQYPSLARSSVRHLELVPISTTRLMLVMIADTGRVEQRLVELPGVTATDDVLDMRRKINAKLNGEKLSDTPPLVQALVDECDPEKRTTMACVASVLLETLVERSEERLALAGTANLTRGGVLDFQGTLRPVLEALEEEVILLKLIGEVEPSTTRVRIGDENEIDNLRAASVVSTGYGPGTTIVGGLGVLGPTRMDYPGTIATVRAVARYVGDLLAQN from the coding sequence ATGAGTCTCGATGACCGCAAGCTGGAAGTGCTCCGCGCCATCGTCGAGGACTACGTGGCGACCCAGGAGCCCGTGGGCAGCAAGTCGCTGGTCGAGCGGCACCAGCTGGGGGTTTCCCCGGCGACCGTCCGCAACGACATGGCGGTGCTGGAGGAGGAGGGCTACATCCGGCAGCCGCACACCAGTGCCGGCCGGGTGCCCACCGACGCCGGTTACCGGCTCTTCGTCGACCGGCTGTCCCGCGTCAAGGCGCTCAGCCCGGCCGAGCGGCGCGCGATCGAGCGTTTCCTGGTCGGCGCGGTCGACCTGGACGACGTGGTGCACCGCACGGTGCGCCTGCTCGCCCAGCTCACCCGGCAGGTCGCCGTCGTGCAATATCCGAGCCTGGCCCGCTCGTCGGTGCGCCACCTCGAGCTCGTGCCGATCTCCACGACCCGGCTGATGCTCGTCATGATCGCCGACACCGGCCGGGTCGAGCAGCGTCTGGTCGAGCTGCCCGGCGTCACCGCGACCGACGACGTGCTCGACATGCGCCGCAAGATAAACGCCAAGCTCAACGGCGAGAAGCTCTCCGACACCCCGCCGCTGGTGCAGGCACTGGTCGACGAGTGCGACCCTGAGAAGCGCACCACGATGGCCTGTGTGGCATCGGTACTGCTCGAGACGCTCGTCGAACGCAGTGAGGAACGCCTCGCCCTCGCGGGCACCGCGAACCTCACCCGCGGCGGCGTGCTGGACTTCCAGGGGACGCTCCGGCCGGTTCTGGAAGCGCTCGAGGAGGAGGTCATCCTCCTGAAACTGATCGGCGAGGTCGAGCCCAGCACCACCCGGGTCCGCATCGGCGACGAGAACGAGATCGACAACCTGCGGGCGGCGTCCGTGGTGAGCACGGGTTACGGACCGGGCACGACGATCGTTGGTGGGCTCGGCGTCCTCGGACCCACAAGGATGGACTACCCCGGCACGATCGCAACCGTGCGTGCCGTGGCACGCTACGTTGGCGATTTGCTGGCACAAAACTGA